From the genome of Miscanthus floridulus cultivar M001 chromosome 10, ASM1932011v1, whole genome shotgun sequence, one region includes:
- the LOC136489428 gene encoding UDP-glycosyltransferase 73D1-like, with protein sequence MERATAEPHFVLVPWQGGISHIIPMTDIGRLRASHGAAVTIIRSRVEDLATTTPLPLPPGAGPAGTTITVTAIPFPAAEAGGLPEGCERLDLLRSPAGVPRFFAANGLFGEAVARYCRGDAMPRRPSCVVAGMCHSWALGLARELGVPCYIFHGFGVFALLCIEYLYKHRPHEAVSSADELVDIPVLPAFECRVSRLQLPPHFAPSTAMGAGTTMQEIRDFDVAVDGVVVNSFDELEHDSCELLAAATGKTVVAIGPVSLCRSPHLDPQAMTHEAGLLRSPS encoded by the coding sequence ATGGAGAGAGCAACAGCGGAGCCACACTTCGTGCTCGTTCCGTGGCAAGGAGGCATCAGCCACATCATCCCTATGACCGACATCGGCCGCCTCCGGGCCTCCCACGGCGCGGCGGTGACCATCATCCGGTCCCGCGTGGAAGACCTCGCAACAACAACGCCACTACCTCTACCTCCGGGCGCCGGCCCGGCGGGGACGACGATCACGGTCACCGCGATCCCGTTCCCAGCGGCGGAGGCCGGCGGCCTGCCCGAGGGCTGCGAGAGGCTGGACCTCCTCCGGTCTCCCGCGGGCGTGCCCCGCTTCTTCGCTGCCAACGGACTGTTCGGCGAGGCCGTGGCGCGCTACTGCCGCGGCGATGCTATGCCGCGCCGGCCCAGCTGTGTCGTCGCCGGGATGTGCCACTCGTGGGCGCTCGGCTTGGCGCGCGAGCTCGGCGTGCCGTGCTACATCTTCCACGGTTTCGGCGTGTTCGCCCTGCTCTGCATCGAGTACCTCTACAAGCACAGGCCACACGAGGCGGTTTCGTCAGCGGACGAGCTCGTCGACATCCCAGTCCTGCCGGCGTTCGAGTGCAGGGTGTCACGTTTGCAGCTACCGCCGCATTTCGCGCCGTCGACGGCCATGGGTGCTGGGACGACGATGCAGGAGATACGAGACTTCGACGTGGCCGTGGACGGCGTGGTCGTGAACAGCTTCGACGAGCTGGAGCACGACTCCTGCGAGCTTCTCGCGGCGGCGACCGGCAAAACCGTCGTCGCCATAGGCCCCGTCTCGCTGTGCCGGTCACCTCATCTCGATCCACAGGCCATGACACACGAGGCTGGGCTCCTCAGGTCGCCATCCTAG
- the LOC136485499 gene encoding disease resistance protein RGA5-like, with amino-acid sequence MEIVTGAIPSVITKLGDLLIGEYNLQKGVKGEIRFLQSELESMKGALDMVSSTPLDQLDIQDKIWARDLRELSYDIEDTIDTFMLHGKGHESATLHGIRKFVDRSVGLFRKAKIRRVIATEIKDIMGRVTEVHERRLRYGVVNNGVDKPTTTTVVDPRLFALYTDTKELVGIDESRDELIKVLMDGNGVPLQQGKIVSVVGFGGLGKTTLAKAVYEKIRALFDCCAFVSVSQTPDIKKLFKGLLYDLGKSINEETLDESRLINQLREFLKSKRYLVVIDDIWDISVWKLIKCALPDNDVGYIVITTTRNVDVAEKAGGAYKLKPLSENNSRKLLYRRVFGNENSDNSEYTEKCPDELAELSDRILKKCAGVPLAIITMAGLLACKARNKMDWYEVYHSIGTGLENNLDVENMRKILSSSYYDMPSHLRTCLLYLSIFPEDYIIEKDRLIWMWIAEGFIQCEKQGKSLFKLGENYFNELINRSMIQPIYGLYDIVYECSVHDMVLDLICFLSSEANFVTILNGKDQVSPSSKIRRLSIQNGKEDDPATLTHRSLQQVRSVVVLGPVSSLIPVFQSFQVLRVLDLQHCDLSDDNSLNKCLGNLFHLRYLGLRATRIVELPEEIGNLQFLQMLDTRYNEISCLPSNVVQLKHLMCLDMHMSTKVPNGIGRLTSLEKLSVLSVDESNIDIIEELGQLTELRVLHISLDEWNDKLVKCLHKLQKIQDLIILSQDDERNIGGLDAWVAPQHLCSLYTQWSCWFSMLPAWMKPSLVPGLCWLSIAVREVQQADLDILGRLPALRYLSLLADHEDLGILVGFVVCAGSFSCLRHCQFRGFVGPVVFQHGAMPRLRGLDLWLSVGWAREIASSYGGALDFGIGNLASLQEVFVSLDSEAASDELVAALKHAFNIHPNHPQLRINGKLVESTDEK; translated from the exons ATGGAGATCGTAACGGGGGCAATACCAAGCGTCATCACCAAGCTCGGTGATCTCCTTATTGGGGAGTACAACCTGCAAAAGGGCGTGAAGGGGGAGATCAGGTTTCTCCAATCTGAGCTTGAGAGCATGAAAGGTGCCCTTGACATGGTCTCTAGCACGCCACTAGACCAGCTTGACATTCAAGACAAGATCTGGGCTAGGGATTTGAGGGAGCTGTCCTATGATATAGAGGACACTATCGACACATTTATGCTGCACGGAAAGGGCCATGAGTCAGCCACGCTGCATGGTATTAGAAAATTCGTTGATAGAAGTGTTGGTTTGTTCAGAAAGGCTAAGATTCGCCGTGTGATTGCTACCGAGATAAAAGACATCATGGGTCGTGTCACTGAGGTGCACGAGAGGCGCCTCAGGTACGGTGTTGTTAACAATGGTGTTGATAAGCCTACCACAACTACTGTGGTGGACCCTCGTTTATTTGCTCTGTACACCGACACAAAAGAGCTTGTTGGAATTGATGAGTCAAGAGACGAGCTAatcaaggtactgatggatggtaATGGAGTACCCTTGCAGCAAGGCAAGATAGTTTCCGTTGTCGGATTTGGGGGCCTCGGAAAGACTACTCTTGCCAAAGCAGTGTATGAGAAGATTAGAGCATTATTTGATTGTTGTGCTTTTGTCTCGGTATCCCAGACTCCAGACATCAAGAAATTATTCAAGGGATTGCTCTATGATCTTGGCAAAAGCATCAATGAAGAAACATTGGATGAGAGCCGGCTCATCAATCAACTTAGAGAATTCCTTAAATCGAAAAG GTATCTTGTTGTTATCGACGACATATGGGATATCTCAGTCTGGAAACTGATTAAATGTGCTTTGCCTGATAATGATGTTGGATATATAGTTATTACAACTACACGTAatgttgatgttgctgaaaaagCCGGTGGTGCTTACAAGTTGAAACCCCTTTCTGAGAATAATTCGAGGAAATTACTGTACAGAAGAGTATTTGGTAATGAAAACAGCGACAACAGTGAATACACAGAAAAATGCCCGGATGAGTTGGCTGAATTATCTGATAGAATACTAAAGAAATGTGCTGGTGTACCTTTGGCTATTATTACGATGGCTGGTCTGCTAGCTTGTAAAGCAAGAAATAAGATGGATTGGTATGAGGTGTACCATTCCATTGGTACCGGTCTCGAGAATAATCTTGATGTGGAGAATATGAGAAAGATTTTGTCATCTAGCTATTATGATATGCCATCCCATCTAAGGACTTGCTTATTATATTTGAGTATTTTTCCGGAAGATTATATAATCGAAAAGGATCGTTTGATATGGATGTGGATAGCCGAAGGCTTTATCCAGTGTGAGAAACAAGGAAAGAGCCTATTTAAACTTGGAGAGAATTATTTCAATGAGCTCATAAACAGAAGTATGATCCAACCCATATATGGCCTCTATGACATTGTATATGAATGTAGTGTACATGACATGGTGCTTGATCTTATCTGCTTTTTATCAAGTGAAGCAAACTTTGTGACTATATTGAATGGTAAGGACCAAGTGTCTCCATCAAGTAAGATTCGGAGGCTATCCATTCAAAATGGCAAAGAAGACGATCCTGCGACTCTGACACATAGGAGCTTGCAACAAGTAAGGTCAGTTGTTGTCCTGGGACCGGTCTCTAGTCTAATACCAGTTTTTCAAAGTTTCCAAGTTTTACGTGTGTTGGATTTACAACACTGTGATCTTTCAGATGATAACAGCCTTAATAAGTGCCTTGGGAATCTATTTCACTTGAGGTACCTAGGACTACGTGCAACACGCATCGTGGAGCTCCCTGAAGAAATAGGAAACTTGCAATTTCTACAAATGCTGGACACTCGGTATAATGAAATTTCTTGCTTGCCATCAAATGTTGTTCAGCTTAAACATTTGATGTGCCTGGACATGCACATGTCAACGAAAGTGCCAAATGGTATTGGGAGGCTAACTAGCCTTGAAAAGCTGTCAGTTTTAAGCGTTGATGAATCCAACATAGACATTATAGAAGAGCTGGGTCAGCTGACGGAACTGAGGGTACTCCATATTTCATTGGATGAATGGAATGACAAGCTTGTCAAGTGCCTACACAAGCTGCAAAAGATCCAAGATCTTATTATCTTAAGCCAGGATGATGAAAGGAACATCGGTGGATTGGATGCCTGGGTCGCCCCTCAACATCTCTGTAGTTTGTATACACAATGGAGCTGCTGGTTCTCAATGCTGCCGGCATGGATGAAACCGTCACTTGTTCCGGGCCTCTGCTGGCTATCCATTGCCGTTAGGGAGGTACAGCAGGCCGATCTCGACATCCTCGGGAGGTTGCCTGCTCTCCGCTATCTAAGTCTTCTTGCAGACCATGAGGATCTCGGAATCCTTGTGGGGTTCGTGGTTTGTGCTGGTTCGTTTTCATGCCTTAGACACTGCCAGTTCCGTGGATTTGTTGGACCTGTGGTGTTTCAGCATGGAGCTATGCCGAGGCTTAGAGGCCTTGATTTATGGCTGTCTGTAGGATGGGCGAGAGAAATCGCCAGCAGCTATGGTGGTGCTCTCGACTTTGGCATAGGGAACCTTGCTTCGCTCCAGGAGGTTTTTGTTTCTTTGGATTCTGAAGCCGCCAGCGACGAATTGGTGGCTGCGCTGAAGCATGCCTTTAATATCCACCCCAATCATCCACAACTCCGGATAAACGGGAAACTGGTTGAAAGCACAG ATGAGAAATGA